In Fragaria vesca subsp. vesca unplaced genomic scaffold, FraVesHawaii_1.0 scf0513160_u, whole genome shotgun sequence, a single window of DNA contains:
- the LOC101305133 gene encoding protein-tyrosine-phosphatase MKP1-like produces MLGEEEKSGLAGNATRKSYLRSMSWSDRSPSKANNPYPKPQLNNKARSCLPPLQPLSIAKCSVKEWPKAGSDDLGVWPQPQTPRGSAAKAFPGSNSEQGGREFEFKKDKLAFFDKECSRIAEHIYLGSDAVAKNREVLRKNGITHVLNCVGFVSPEYFKNDLVYKTLWLKDSPSEDITSILYDVFDYFEDVRKQNGRVFVHCCQGVSRSTSLVIAYLMWREGQSFQDAFQYVKAARGVTNPNMGFACQLLQCQKRVHAVPASPSSVLRMYRMAPHSSYDPLHLVPKMLNHPGAQGLDSRGAFVVHVPSAIYVWIGKDCNTKMSDNARAAALQVIQYERAKGPIVDINEGKEPLEFWDAISSGLSEEDCSKGDVKKDGTFSSGGDKVAAVTCIPVGERKVGDYDLDFEIFQKALAGGVVPPFSVSNTESETCLPARENGWGRLRQKFASGIMKDLVTSSEVNCGSTLSSDGPDMVVEANKEAENPVSLIEPSSPLSASSHFCGSPDSFECFPISSPDKIRDTFREVGRSVALTNPLSFPTADCGSPDSCSWFPDNNLKFSSKSPTLSPSTSEYSSSSFTFSPSSSNWSDLSCLSSQQPSPSGLDSADPLCIKHSSLADSSRLLFKESVSSPREAFSANCTLQVTNTCLTCKGISPSIAERRGSKPPPLMLPSVEESPKVSRNLVRSWSFSLPDLDDDLMDTDCNQTENVSNREELMLDVDIINPESELQSETTGEAAEVINPVLYQWPSLNKVVMHQSGKLHSRSAYLLLAPDATVGANKPGVLFVWLGRGILHEKGQNATFQDSHLHWETIGHCFLEHMGLPTSAPVQIVREGEEPEEFLIHLSCKSIQNT; encoded by the exons atgttgggtgaggaagagaagagcGGGCTGGCCGGAAATGCTACCCGGAAAAGCTATCTCCGGTCGATGTCATGGAGTGACCGTTCACCTTCCAAGGCTAATAATCCTTATCCAAAGCCGCAGCTGAATAATAAAGCAAGGTCTTGCTTACCTCCACTGCAGCCTCTTTCAATTGCCAAGTGTAGTGTTAAGGAGTGGCCTAAGGCAGGTTCTGATGATCTTGGTGTCTGGCCTCAGCCCCAAACTCCTAGAGGGTCTGCTGCTAAAGCGTTTCCGGGTTCGAATTCGGAACAGGGTGGGAGAGAGTTTGAGTTTAAGAAAGATAAGCTTGCTTTTTTTGATAAGGAGTGCTCTAGGATTGCGGAGCATATATACTTGGGGAGTGATGCTGTGGCTAAGAACCGGGAGGTTTTGAGGAAGAATGGGATCACACATGTGCTTAACTGTGTAGGGTTTGTGTCTCCTGAGTATTTCAAGAATGATCTTGTGTACAAGACTCTCTGGTTGAAGGATAGCCCCTCGGAGGACATTACAAGCATTTTGTATGAtgtgtttgattattttgAAGATGTGAGGAAGCAGAATGGGAGGGTTTTTGTGCATTGTTGTCAGGGAGTGTCGCGGTCGACCTCTTTGGTGATTGCATACCTTATGTGGAGGGAGGGCCAGAGCTTTCAAGATGCATTTCAGTATGTCAAGGCTGCAAGAGGGGTGACTAACCCCAATATGGGGTTTGCTTGTCAACTTCTGCAGTGCCAGAAGCGGGTTCATGCTGTGCCTGCAAGCCCGAGTTCCGTGTTAAGGATGTACAGGATGGCCCCGCATTCGTCGTATGATCCTCTTCATCTGGTGCCGAAGATGTTAAACCATCCAGGTGCACAAGGACTCGACTCTCGTGGTGCTTTTGTTGTCCATGTTCCATCTGCTATATATGTGTGGATTGGAAAGGATTGCAACACAAAGATGTCAGATAATGCAAGAGCAGCTGCCCTTCAAGTCATCCAGTATGAGAGGGCAAAAGGTCCAATCGTGGATATCAACGAAGGCAAGGAGCCATTAGAATTTTGGGATGCTATTTCCAGCGGGCTTTCAGAAGAGGATTGCAGCAAGGGAGATGTCAAAAAGGATGGAACTTTTTCTTCTGGAGGCGATAAGGTTGCTGCAGTGACTTGTATTCCAGTGGGTGAAAGGAAGGTTGGTGACTATGATTTGGATTTCGAAATTTTCCAAAAGGCACTTGCTGGTGGGGTTGTTCCACCATTTTCAGTATCAAATACTGAGTCTGAAACTTGCCTTCCTGCTAGAGAAAATGGATGGGGCAGATTGCGGCAAAAGTTTGCTAGCGGAATTATGAAGGATTTGGTCACATCTTCTGAGGTGAACTGTGGCTCTACCCTGTCCAGTGATGGACCTGATATGGTTGTGGAAGCTAACAAGGAAGCAGAAAACCCTGTTTCTTTGATTGAGCCTTCATCACCATTGTCAGCGTCAAGCCACTTTTGTGGTTCACCAGATTCCTTTGAATGTTTTCCAATTAGTAGCCCAGATAAGATAAGAGATACTTTTAGGGAAGTAGGACGCTCTGTTGCTCTTACCAATCCATTATCATTTCCAACAGCTGACTGTGGGTCACCAGATTCTTGTTCTTGGTTTCCTGATAATAATCTTAAGTTTAGCTCAAAATCCCCAACACTCTCCCCTTCAACCTCTGAATACTCTAGTTCATCATTTACATTTTCACCCTCATCTTCTAATTGGTCGGACTTGTCATGCTTGTCTTCTCAACAGCCTTCACCTTCAGGCTTGGATTCTGCAGATCCATTATGTATTAAGCATAGTTCCTTAGCTGACAGCTCACGGTTACTTTTCAAAGAATCTGTCTCTTCACCTAGAGAGGCATTTTCAGCTAATTGCACTTTGCAAGTGACAAATACATGTTTGACATGTAAAGGGATTTCCCCTTCTATTGCAGAACGTAGAGGGAGTAAACCTCCACCTCTAATGTTACCCTCAGTTGAGGAATCACCTAAAGTTTCGAGGAATTTGGTACGATCATGGTCGTTTTCTTTACCTGACTTGGATGATGATCTGATGGACACTGATTGCAACCAAACCGAAAATGTGAGCAACAGAGAAGAGCTAATGTTGGATGTTGACATTATCAACCCTGAAAGTGAATTACAATCTGAAACGACCGGGGAAGCTGCAGAGGTGATTAACCCCGTTTTGTACCAGTGGCCTTCTTTGAATAAAGTGGTGATGCACCAGTCTGGCAAACTTCATTCTAGATCAGCATATCTTTTGCTAGCTCCAGATGCGACTGTGGGTGCAAATAAACCTGGTGTATTATTTGTCTGGTTGGGACGTGGTATTTTGCATGAGAAAGGGCAAAATGCAACATTTCAGGATAGCCATCTTCACTGGGAAACCATAGGACACTGCTTCCTTGAGCATATGGGTTTACCTACGAGTGCCCCTGTACAG ATAGTAAGAGAAGGGGAGGAGCCAGAAGAGTTCCTGATCCATCTCAGCTGTAAATCAATACAGAACACATAA
- the LOC101308251 gene encoding pentatricopeptide repeat-containing protein At1g13040, mitochondrial-like, with amino-acid sequence MYHTTLGAHRLIYRSRMTHYVKTGLIDHALHVFDEMTQSNCRVFSVDYNRFIGVLVKHSRYDLAEHYYYEMAPQGFSLTPFTYSRFISGLCNVNNFTLIEKLLRDMDRLGSVPDIWAFNIYLNLLCQENRIHYALEVFDRMADKGREPDVVSYTIVIHGLCKAGRFDNAVEIWNGMISKGFRPDTIACTALVVGLCGGGKVDLAYDLVIGEMKGGVEFNNLIYNALISGFCRARRIDKAQAIKLFMKRNGCKPDLVTHNVLLNYCCNEFMLEEAEKLMRQMEKIGMKLDAYSYNGFLKGLCKDNRPEKAYLFMKNMMEPKGLCNVVSFNTIIMACCKGGQTRRAYKLFQEMFQKGILPDVVTFTILIGAFLREGSSDVAKKLLDQMTGMDLLPDRIFYTTIIDHLCKSGKIAMACDMFNDMLEKGITADVVLYNALISGLCRASRVTEAMHLYEEMQTRGCFPDEVTYKVVIGGLIKDKRLSVACGVWDEMMEKGFTLDRVLSETLINAVHSKDLA; translated from the coding sequence ATGTATCACACTACCCTCGGCGCCCACCGCCTCATCTACCGCAGTCGCATGACCCACTACGTGAAGACCGGCCTCATCGACCACGCCCTCCACGTGTTCGACGAAATGACCCAATCAAACTGCCGCGTCTTCAGCGTCGACTACAATCGTTTCATCGGCGTCCTCGTCAAGCACTCCCGTTACGACCTCGCCGAGCATTACTACTACGAGATGGCCCCACAGGGCTTCTCCCTAACCCCCTTCACTTACTCCAGGTTCATTTCCGGCCTGTGTAATGTAAACAACTTTACGTTGATCGAGAAGCTTCTAAGGGACATGGATAGATTAGGTTCCGTCCCCGATATTTGGGCTTTTAATATTTACTTGAATTTACTTTGCCAAGAAAATAGGATACATTATGCTCTGGAGGTGTTTGATAGGATGGCGGACAAGGGGAGGGAGCCGGATGTTGTGTCGTATACTATTGTGATTCATGGGTTGTGTAAAGCTGGGAGGTTCGATAATGCGGTTGAGATTTGGAATGGTATGATTAGTAAAGGGTTTAGGCCTGATACTATTGCGTGCACCGCGCTTGTTGTTGGGTTGTGTGGAGGTGGGAAGGTTGATTTGGCTTATGACCTTGTGATTGGCGAGATGAAGGGTGGTGTGGAGtttaataatttgatttaCAACGCGCTGATTAGTGGGTTTTGTCGAGCGAGGAGGATTGACAAGGCGCAGGCGATTAAGTTGTTTATGAAGAGGAATGGGTGCAAGCCGGATTTGGTGACGCATAATGTGTTGTTGAATTATTGTTGTAATGAGTTCATGTTGGAGGAGGCGGAGAAGTTGATGAGACAAATGGAGAAGATTGGGATGAAGCTGGATGCGTATAGTTATAATGGGTTTCTTAAGGGTCTTTGTAAAGATAATAGACCCGAAAAGGCGTATTTGTTTATGAAGAACATGATGGAGCCTAAAGGTTTGTGTAATGTTGTTTCATTTAATACCATTATTATGGCGTGTTGCAAGGGAGGCCAAACTAGAAGAGCATACAAACTGTTTCAGGAAATGTTTCAAAAGGGAATATTACCGGATGTTGTTACATTTACTATTCTGATAGGAGCTTTTTTAAGAGAAGGTAGTTCAGATGTAGCCAAGAAGCTTCTTGATCAGATGACAGGGATGGATCTGTTGCCTGATCGTATATTTTACACTACAATAATTGATCATCTATGTAAGAGTGGGAAGATTGCAATGGCTTGTGACATGTTCAATGATATGTTAGAGAAGGGAATCACCGCTGATGTGGTTTTATATAATGCTCTCATTAGCGGGCTTTGTAGGGCTTCTAGAGTTACTGAAGCCATGCATTTATATGAGGAAATGCAGACTAGAGGATGCTTTCCTGATGAGGTAACTTATAAAGTGGTAATTGGAGGTCTTATAAAAGACAAGAGGCTTTCTGTGGCTTGTGGGGTATGGGATGAGATGATGGAGAAAGGCTTTACTCTGGACAGAGTTCTTTCCGAGACACTGATTAATGCAGTCCATTCAAAAGATCTTGCATGA
- the LOC101308539 gene encoding uncharacterized protein LOC101308539 has translation MHRPRDTNPHFGSPYQTQQQDQYPQSLPPLVPLPHDHGQHSAAPPLSPEWSEPRQSILREPASTRPRVKHQGRQSRPLGPLVSIRHRDQDQHHRPKKQSRHSQPHPVPVAPPPLHDQDQHHLGPKHQGHDSLPLVPLAAPIPHHVPDHHTPQHHTPQHRTPNGSHEQPHGSHGLRMPLPQQTNFLTWSAGVCCAIFWILIILAGVIVLIVYLVFRPRTPMFDIPSATLNAAYLDMGYLLNADLTVLVNFTNPNKKVSVYFSPMYIDAYYGGTLIATTYIEPFTARKHQSMFANVHMVASQVRLGLLESQRLKKQLESSRAGFEIKGYFRARANFGSLLRYSYKLHGDCTVVLSRPPGGVMVGRKCKTRH, from the coding sequence ATGCATCGGCCTCGCGATACCAACCCTCATTTTGGCAGCCCCTACCAAACACAGCAGCAAGACCAATATCCCCAGTCGCTACCACCCCTTGTGCCACTACCACATGATCATGGCCAGCACTCCGCAGCACCGCCACTCAGTCCAGAATGGTCTGAACCACGGCAATCAATTCTGCGCGAGCCAGCCTCAACCCGTCCACGGGTGAAGCATCAAGGCCGCCAATCCCGGCCACTAGGTCCATTGGTGTCAATTCGTCACCGTGATCAAGACCAACATCATCGGCCAAAGAAACAAAGCCGACATTCTCAGCCACATCCTGTACCAGTGGCACCACCTCCTCTCCATGATCAAGACCAACACCATCTTGGCCCCAAGCATCAAGGCCACGACTCCTTGCCACTAGTCCCGTTGGCAGCACCAATCCCACACCATGTTCCAGACCACCATACTCCACAACACCACACACCACAACACCGTACACCAAATGGCTCACATGAACAGCCACACGGTTCGCACGGCTTGCGCATGCCACTCCCTCAACAAACCAACTTCTTAACATGGTCTGCAGGCGTGTGCTGCGCCATTTTTTGGATCCTCATAATCTTAGCAGGTGTCATTGTCCTCATTGTCTATCTAGTCTTTCGTCCTCGGACCCCAATGTTCGACATTCCCTCTGCCACACTAAACGCAGCCTATCTCGACATGGGGTATCTCCTCAATGCCGACCTTACCGTGCTAGTAAACTTCACCAACCCCAACAAGAAGGTGAGCGTCTACTTCAGTCCCATGTACATTGATGCTTACTATGGTGGCACCCTCATTGCTACCACCTACATTGAACCTTTCACCGCACGCAAGCATCAATCCATGTTTGCAAATGTTCACATGGTGGCTAGCCAGGTTCGTCTCGGATTGCTCGAAAGCCAAAGGCTGAAGAAGCAGCTGGAGAGCAGCAGAGCCGGCTTCGAAATCAAAGGCTACTTCAGAGCACGAGCTAATTTCGGAAGCCTGTTGCGATACTCGTATAAATTACATGGTGACTGCACCGTTGTGCTCTCGAGACCTCCTGGTGGGGTTATGGTTGGTAGGAAATGCAAGACAAGACATTGA